A section of the Euwallacea fornicatus isolate EFF26 chromosome 12, ASM4011564v1, whole genome shotgun sequence genome encodes:
- the GABA-B-R2 gene encoding gamma-aminobutyric acid type B receptor subunit 2 isoform X4, whose product MSSFRGNMIVIFLIVFNFELCTLQKPNVDARRHDVYIAGFFPFGKGVENSDTGRGVMPSVKLALDHVNEHSQILRNYRLHMWWNDTMCNAAVGVKAFFDMMHSGPHKLMLFGAACTHVTDPIAKASKRWHLTQLSYADTHPMFTKENFPNFFRIVPSDNAFNAPRLALLKEFNWTRVGTLYQNEPRYSLAHNRLVAELDVLGYDVVEAQSFTLEVNGALTKLKEKDTRIILGNFNEKWARQVFCEAYRLDMYGRKYQWLIMGTYRFAWWKENDPDLNCTLDELETALEQTILTDLLPLSTNGEITISGITADEYKDEYDSRRGNEYSRFHGYTYDGIWAVANAIQSVAHKVKYFRRNQTVTDFRYRDPMWESLFLDALNTTSFEGVTGPVRFYDNERKASILLKQFQDGREVKVGEYTAAIQHLDLTLGVPLKWTGKYPSKDRTVLIIEHTRVNKTVYAILASSAILGIFIAAFFLAFNIKYRNQRYIKMSSPQLNNLIIIGCMITYTSIIFLGLDSGLSSIEAFPYICTARAWTLMAGFSLAFGSMFSKTWRVHSIFTDVKLNKKVIKDYQLFIVVGVLLCVDVVIMTTWQIADPFYRETKRGEPYHHPSNEDEIIIPENEYCTSNKMTIFISSIYVYKGLLMIFGAFLAWETRHVSIPALNDSRYVGFSVYNVVIMCVLGAAVALALVDHQDEMFVLISSFIMFCTTITLCLVFVPKMVELRKDPGGTVDKRIRATLRPMSKTRRESSVSEIETKIKDLKDLNTKYRKTLLDKDNELQMLIRQLGNDATDILEQKTEDSISDTNRLSVPLLRKEMPSATETSDLTSLCSLSSQAENTSLHRTDSQKRKRVSATNESSPKKIPNSPKGPISEDLYNQQKCMQHQQVTPKGKQHQLQPQVQQQVNGTLSRTTGGEQKVTNEIQKESNMNVDSNYNSVKEPNKVVSIAEKLDIQRCDTQIKPFPSDQQEKESTLKRHERKTPTHERRASRTVGAADSIEIQEKRRSSIKTSSNILDEEAMKEITCHRRTSMQSTARTTPKKKPECGTHIVAKSELWDTGGQHRCQKAHQKSSRVSISQHDEDDVHIHRTTSEKNRHSSHKEKRERSPAKTTNTTADMLSNQQCQKMGYFTSTPNVAAAIRLGTHPPKRDKSMYNATSEGELLDREILPIFQKLLTERNKSQHNIDYSFGRSCPNISIKCDIVEYL is encoded by the exons ATGAGCAGTTTTAGAGGAAACATGATCGTAATATTTCTAATTGTATTCAACTTTGAGCTGTGCACTCTACAGAAGCCAAATGTGGATGCGAGAAGACATGATGTCTACATTGCTGGCTTTTTTCCCTTTGGAAAAGGAGTTGAAAACTCTGATACAG GGCGAGGGGTTATGCCTAGCGTGAAATTGGCTTTGGATCATGTTAACGAACACTCGCAAATTCTTAGGAACTATAGGTTGCACATGTGGTGGAATGACACCATG TGCAACGCGGCCGTAGGCGTAAAAGCCTTCTTTGACATGATGCATAGCGGGCCTCATAAGCTCATGCTCTTCGGTGCTGCATGTACCCACGTCACAGACCCCATTGCCAAAGCTTCCAAACGCTGGCACCTCACGCAG CTTTCATACGCCGATACCCACCCGATGTTcaccaaagaaaattttcccaatttcttcAGAATAGTGCCGTCAGACAATGCGTTTAACGCTCCCAGATTGGCccttttaaaggaatttaattGGACTAGAGTAGGCACGTTATACCAAAATGAGCCTCGGTATTCATTAGCGCACAATAG GCTGGTCGCTGAATTAGATGTATTGGGCTACGACGTGGTAGAAGCCCAAAGCTTCACTCTTGAAGTGAACGGTGCCCTCACGAAGTTAAAGGAAAAGGACACTCGCATTATTCTGG GAAATTTCAACGAAAAGTGGGCCCGGCAGGTCTTTTGTGAAGCCTACAGGCTGGACATGTATGGCAGAAAATATCAATGGCTCATAATGGGCACCTACAGATTCGCCTGGTGGAAGGAGAATGACCCAGATTTAAACTGCACTCTGGATGAATTGGAGACTGCGTTGGAGCAGACCATTTTAACTGACCTTCTGCCTTTAAGCACCAATGGGGAAATCACGATATCAGGGATT actGCAGACGAATACAAAGACGAGTATGACTCGAGGAGAGGCAACGAATATTCACGTTTTCATGGATACACTTACGATGGTATTTGGGCAGTGGCAAATGCAATTCAAAGTGTAGCTCACAAAGTCAAATACTTTCGCCGCAATCAGACGGTAACAGACTTTCGCTACAGAGATCCTATGTGGGAAAGCCTGTTTTTGGACGCCCTTAATACCACCAGTTTTGAAG GTGTTACTGGCCCAGTGCGCTTCTATGACAACGAACGAAAGGCGAGCATTCTGCTGAAGCAATTCCAAGATGGTCGAGAAGTTAAAGTTGGAGAATATACTGCAGCGATTCAACATTTGGATCTGACCTTAGGTGTACCCTTGAAGTGGACTGGAAA ATACCCTTCCAAAGACAGAACAGTACTTATAATCGAACACACTAGGGTAAATAAGACGGTCTACGCGATACTAGCCTCCTCAGCCATTTTGGGTATATTTATTGCAGCTTTTTTCCTGGcttttaatatcaaatataGAAACCAGAG atacataaaaatgtctaGCCCCCAACTTAACAACCTAATCATCATCGGCTGCATGATCACTTACACCAGCATCATCTTTCTGGGGCTGGATTCTGGCCTGTCCAGTATTG agGCGTTTCCCTACATCTGCACAGCACGGGCCTGGACCTTGATGGCTGGATTTTCCCTGGCATTTGGGTCGATGTTCAGCAAAACCTGGCGAGTGCATTCGATTTTTACCGACGTCAAGCTGAACAAGAAGGTCATTAAAGACTATCAGTTATTCATAGTTGTAGGAGTGTTGCTTTGCGTGGACGTGGTTATCATGACCACTTGGCAGATTGCTGACCCATTCTACAGAGAGACCAAGAGAGGGGAGCCTTAT CATCACCCATCAAACGAGGACGAAATCATCATCCCCGAGAACGAGTATTGCACCTCTAATAAAATGACCATATTCATTTCGTCCATTTACGTATACAAAGGCTTACTGATG ATATTTGGAGCTTTTCTGGCTTGGGAAACCCGTCACGTGTCCATCCCAGCATTAAACGACAGTCGCTATGTTGGGTTCTCTGTGTACAATGTAGTCATAATGTGCGTTTTAGGTGCAGCAGTTGCGCTGGCTTTGGTGGATCATCAGGACGAAATGTTCGTGCTTATTA GTTCCTTCATAATGTTTTGCACCACTATCACCCTGTGCCTCGTATTCGTCCCAAAAATGGTAGAACTTAGAAAAGACCCTGGAGGCACTGTGGATAAGCGTATTAGGGCCACATTGAGACCCATGTCCAAAACTAGACGCGAGTCTAGTGTGTCGGAAATCGAGACTAAAATCAAAGACTTGAAGGATTTGAACACTAAGTACCGTAAAACTTTGTTGGACAAGGACAATGAGCTACAA ATGTTGATTAGACAGCTTGGCAATGACGCCACTGACATTCTGGAGCAGAAAACTGAGGACTCAATAAGTGATACCAATCGCCTCTCAGTGCCCTTGCTGCGTAAAGAAATGCCTAGTGCAACAGAAACAAGCGACCTCACGTCATTATGCAGCCTCAGTTCGCAGGCTGAAAACACCTCACTACACCGCACAGACAGTCAAAA AAGGAAAAGGGTTTCAGCCACTAACGAGAGTTCACCCAAGAAGATCCCCAACTCGCCGAAAGGTCCCATTAGTGAAGACCTATACAACCAGCAGAAATGTATGCAGCACCAACAGGTGACTCCAAAGGGCAAGCAGCATCAGCTACAGCCTCAGGTGCAACAGCAAGTCAATGGAACTCTCTCTAGAACTACCGGAGGGGAACAAAAAGTTACCAACGAGATTCAAAAAGAGAGTAATATGAATGTGGATAGCAACTATAATAGTGTTAAGGAACCAAATAAAGTCGTATCCATTGCTGAAAAGCTTGACATACAACGATGCGATACGCAG ATAAAACCTTTTCCGAGCGATCAGCAAGAGAAAGAGTCGACTTTAAAGCGGCACGAGAGGAAAACTCCCACTCACGAGCGTCGAGCTTCTCGCACTGTCGGGGCTGCTGATTCTATAGAAATCCAGGAAAAGAGGCGAAGCAGCATTAAAACCTCAAGCAATATATTAGACGAAGAAGCAATGAAAG AAATAACGTGTCATAGAAGAACTAGCATGCAAAGCACTGCACGAACCACTCCTAAGAAAAAACCTGAATGTGGAACCCATATAGTAGCCAAAAGTGAGCTGTGGGACACTGGTGGACAACACAGATGCCAGAAAGCTCATCAGAAAAGCAGTAGAGTTAGTATATCGCAACATGATGAAG ATGACGTTCATATACACCGCACAACCTCCGAAAAGAACCGACATAGCTCGCATAAAGAGAAACGTGAACGGTCGCCGGCAAAAACAACGAATACGACGGCGGATATGTTAAGTAACCAGCAGTGTCAGAAAATGGGATACTTTACAAGTACGCCTAATGTTGCTGCTGCTATTAGACTGGGAACTCATCCTCCAAAACGGGACAAGTCCATGTACAACGCAACGTCGGAGGGAGAGTTGCTAGATAGAGAAATACTGCCGATATTCCAGAAGTTGCTCACAGAACGGAATAAGAGCCAACACAATATAGATTATTCATTTGGACGGTCGTGTCCTAATATTAGTATTAAGTGTGATATAGTTGagtatttataa